Proteins found in one Kwoniella bestiolae CBS 10118 chromosome 1, complete sequence genomic segment:
- a CDS encoding YbgI/family dinuclear metal center protein — MGNPSVNVKPLALIKRVWERIAPLRLAETSWDNVGPMIEAPYPNPNHRQVLLTIDLTPSVAAEALSLPSASLIVSYHPPIFRGLKSMTLQDPLQASLLKLSAKGISVFSPHTSLDATPNGINNWLIRPFLSISSSNSPITTSEQIEGFEGAGMGRIVNLSVPLDVRQVVRMVKEHLDLDHVQLATPELERPITSIAVCAGSGASLFKGVKADLYLTGEMSHHEVLAAIHSGTSVILTNHTNTERPYLSQVLKPWLEKELNAETDLHDESPNGQWEVLVSRADRDPLRVV, encoded by the exons ATGGGCAATCCATCCGTCAACGTAAAACCTCTAGCGCTGATCAAGAGAGTATGGGAGAGGATAGCTCCCTTGCGTCTCGCAGAGACAAGTTGGGATAAT GTTGGTCCAATGATTG AGGCACCCTACCCCAACCCGAATCATCGTCAAGTGCTCCTAACAATCGA CCTCACCCCCTCCGTAGCAGCCGAAGCCCTCTCCCTGCCCTCCGCCTCCCTCATCGTATCCTACCACCCACCCATCTTCCGAGGCCTCAAATCCATGACCCTACAAGACCCGCTCCAAGCGTCTCTCCTCAAATTATCAGCAAAAGGCATAAGCGTCTTCTCGCCGCATACGAGTTTGGACGCTACCCCGAATGGTATAAACAATTG GCTTATACgacccttcctctccatctcatcgtccaactcacccatcacgACCTCAGAGCAGATCGAAGGGTTCGAAGGCGCAGGTATGGGACGGATCGTCAATCTGTCGGTACCGCTGGATGTAAGGcaggtggtgaggatggttAAAGAACATCTGGATTTGGATCATG TACAACTCGCTACGCCTGAACTTGAGAGACCTATCACCTCGATTGCTGTCTGCGCTGGATCAG GCGCAAGTCTCTTCAAAGGCGTCAAAGCGGACCTGTACCTCACAGGCGAGATGTCCCAT CACGAGGTCCTCGCCGCGATCCACTCTGGAACATCCGTCATCCTAACCAACCATACCAACACTGAACGTCCCTACCTCTCTCAAGTGTTGAAACCATGGTTGGAGAAAGAGCTCAACGCCGAGACGGACCTGCACGATGAGTCCCCCAACGGGCAGTGGGAGGTATTGGTGTCCAGGGCTGATAGGGATCCTCTGAGGGTGGTGTAG